From the genome of Hymenobacter sp. PAMC 26628, one region includes:
- the ychF gene encoding redox-regulated ATPase YchF: protein MGLRCGIVGLPNVGKSTLFNALSNAKAESANYPFCTIEPNVGVITVPDERLQILEALVNPKRVLPTIIEFVDIAGLVKGASKGEGLGNKFLANIREVDAIIHVVRCFDDPNIVHVAGGVDPVFDKDVIDTELQIKDLESIDKKLVKSERSAKAGDAVAKKEVAGLQKFKTALEAGQNARAVAATADDLEAVADLQLLTIKPVIYVANVDEASIATDGNHHVAALRAHVQTEGAQVVLVSAAIESQIADMEDPEEKEMFLGEYGLTESGLNKLIRASYELLNLITYFTAGVQEVRAWTIHRGDKAPAAAGVIHSDFEKGFIRAEVIKLPDYQEYKTEVKIKEAGRMAVEGKDYVVQDGDIMHFRFNV, encoded by the coding sequence ATGGGCCTCCGCTGCGGTATCGTGGGCTTGCCGAACGTCGGCAAATCCACCCTGTTCAATGCGTTATCCAACGCCAAAGCCGAATCGGCCAACTACCCGTTCTGCACCATCGAGCCCAACGTGGGCGTGATTACCGTGCCCGACGAGCGCCTGCAAATCCTGGAGGCGCTGGTAAACCCCAAGCGCGTGCTGCCCACCATCATCGAGTTCGTCGACATCGCCGGCCTCGTGAAGGGCGCCAGCAAGGGCGAGGGCCTGGGCAATAAATTCCTGGCCAACATCCGCGAGGTGGACGCCATCATCCACGTGGTGCGCTGCTTCGACGACCCCAACATCGTGCACGTGGCCGGCGGCGTGGACCCGGTGTTCGACAAAGACGTGATTGACACGGAGCTGCAAATCAAGGATTTGGAGAGCATCGACAAGAAGCTGGTGAAGTCGGAGCGCAGCGCCAAGGCCGGCGACGCCGTGGCCAAGAAGGAAGTGGCGGGCCTGCAAAAGTTCAAAACGGCCCTCGAAGCCGGCCAGAATGCCCGCGCCGTGGCCGCCACCGCCGACGACCTGGAGGCCGTGGCCGACTTGCAGCTGCTTACCATCAAGCCCGTGATTTACGTGGCCAACGTGGACGAGGCCAGCATCGCCACCGACGGCAACCACCACGTGGCCGCCCTGCGCGCGCACGTGCAAACCGAAGGGGCCCAAGTGGTGCTCGTGTCGGCCGCCATCGAGTCGCAGATTGCCGACATGGAAGACCCCGAGGAAAAAGAAATGTTCCTGGGCGAGTACGGTCTCACCGAGTCGGGCCTGAACAAGCTCATCCGGGCCAGCTATGAGCTGCTGAACCTCATCACTTACTTCACCGCCGGCGTGCAGGAAGTGCGCGCCTGGACCATCCACCGCGGCGACAAGGCCCCGGCGGCGGCCGGCGTCATCCACTCCGATTTCGAGAAGGGCTTCATCCGCGCCGAAGTCATCAAGCTGCCGGATTACCAAGAGTATAAGACCGAGGTAAAAATAAAGGAAGCCGGCCGCATGGCCGTCGAAGGCAAGGACTACGTGGTGCAGGACGGCGACATCATGCACTTCCGCTTCAACGTCTGA
- a CDS encoding DUF1572 family protein: MTADFLASTKKQFAYYKLLGEQTLAQVPDDQLNWQPNAASNSLAAIVKHLWGNMLSRWTDFLTSDGEKPWRHREAEFDNDLRTRAAVLEKWEAGWQCLFGALDGLTTADLDRLVYIRHQGHTVAEAINRQLAHYPYHVGQMVFLARLVAGDAWQSLSIPRGASGAYNAEKFAQPPHQAHFTDELLGDTPL, from the coding sequence ATGACCGCCGACTTCCTCGCTAGCACCAAAAAACAGTTCGCCTACTACAAACTGCTGGGCGAGCAAACCCTGGCCCAGGTGCCCGACGACCAACTCAACTGGCAACCCAACGCGGCCAGCAACAGCCTGGCAGCCATTGTGAAGCACTTGTGGGGCAACATGTTGTCGCGCTGGACGGATTTCCTAACCAGCGACGGCGAAAAGCCCTGGCGCCACCGCGAGGCCGAGTTTGATAACGACCTGCGCACCCGCGCCGCAGTGCTCGAAAAATGGGAAGCCGGCTGGCAGTGCCTGTTTGGGGCCCTGGACGGACTGACGACGGCCGACCTGGACCGGCTCGTGTACATCCGCCACCAGGGCCACACCGTGGCCGAGGCCATCAACCGCCAGCTGGCGCACTATCCCTACCACGTGGGCCAAATGGTATTCCTGGCCCGCCTGGTGGCCGGCGATGCGTGGCAGTCCCTTTCCATCCCGCGCGGCGCCTCGGGGGCCTACAACGCCGAAAAGTTTGCCCAGCCCCCACACCAGGCGCATTTCACCGACGAGCTTTTGGGCGATACTCCGCTTTGA
- a CDS encoding deoxyhypusine synthase family protein, with protein MHITNFLKHHYRHFNAAALIDAGEGYNKHLAEGGKMMITLAGAMSTAEMGIQLAELIRQDKVQIISCTGANLEEDIFNLVAHDFYERVPNYRDLTPADEHELLKRHMNRVTDTCIPEEEAMRRLEHVVLKFWEKADQEGKAYFPHEFFYQILLSGELEQYYQIDPKDSWMLAAAEKNLPIICPGWEDSTLGNIYAGHVITGDIKNVHTMRTGIQYMIYLADWYTKTATEASKIGFFQIGGGIAGDFPICVVPMLHQDLQRHEVPLWGYFCQISDSTTSYGSYSGAVPNEKITWGKLGEKTPKFIIESDATIVAPLIFAIVLGQ; from the coding sequence ATGCACATCACCAACTTCCTCAAGCACCACTACCGCCACTTCAACGCCGCGGCGCTCATCGACGCGGGCGAGGGCTATAACAAGCACCTCGCCGAGGGCGGCAAAATGATGATTACCCTGGCCGGGGCCATGAGCACCGCCGAAATGGGAATTCAGCTGGCCGAGCTGATTCGGCAGGACAAAGTGCAGATTATCAGCTGCACGGGCGCCAACCTGGAGGAGGATATCTTCAACCTAGTTGCCCACGACTTCTACGAGCGGGTGCCCAACTACCGCGACCTGACGCCCGCCGACGAGCACGAACTGCTGAAGCGCCACATGAACCGTGTGACCGACACCTGCATCCCCGAAGAGGAGGCCATGCGCCGCTTGGAGCACGTGGTGCTTAAGTTCTGGGAGAAGGCCGACCAGGAGGGCAAGGCGTACTTCCCGCACGAGTTTTTCTACCAGATTCTGCTGAGCGGCGAGCTGGAGCAATACTACCAGATTGACCCTAAGGATTCGTGGATGCTGGCCGCGGCCGAAAAAAACCTGCCCATTATTTGCCCCGGCTGGGAAGACTCGACGCTCGGCAACATCTACGCCGGCCACGTCATCACCGGCGATATCAAAAACGTGCACACCATGCGCACGGGCATCCAGTACATGATTTACCTGGCCGACTGGTACACCAAAACCGCTACCGAGGCGAGCAAAATCGGCTTCTTCCAGATTGGCGGCGGCATTGCCGGCGACTTCCCCATCTGCGTGGTGCCCATGCTGCACCAGGACTTGCAGCGCCATGAGGTGCCGCTGTGGGGCTATTTCTGCCAGATTTCGGACTCGACTACCAGCTACGGCAGCTACTCGGGCGCCGTGCCCAACGAGAAAATCACCTGGGGCAAGCTGGGTGAGAAAACCCCCAAGTTCATCATCGAAAGCGACGCTACCATCGTAGCCCCGCTGATATTTGCGATTGTGCTGGGGCAATAA
- a CDS encoding DUF58 domain-containing protein, whose amino-acid sequence MPAPDLAAVRSFENLEFLARQLVDGFITGLHQSPYHGFSVEFSEHRLYNPGESTRHIDWKVFARTDKLFVKRYEEETNLRAHLLIDVSPSMYYPAPDHAKLTFSVVAAAALATLLTRQRDAVGLVTFADRVELQTPVRSTTTHRHAVLLALQRLLERPAAPVGPRRGTDVAGVIHTIAQQIPKRSLVILFSDMLGRDAAGQAAALAALQHLRHQHHEVLLFHVLDRSTEANFDFAERPYIFEDVETGQEIKLQPSQIRAQYQAAMATFEQDLALRCGQLKIDFVPVDVREPFEKVLYAYLVKRGKGR is encoded by the coding sequence ATGCCCGCCCCCGACCTCGCCGCCGTCCGCTCGTTCGAAAACCTGGAATTCCTGGCCCGCCAGCTCGTCGACGGCTTCATCACCGGCCTGCACCAGTCGCCGTACCACGGCTTTTCGGTCGAGTTTTCGGAGCACCGGCTCTACAACCCCGGCGAGAGCACCCGGCACATCGACTGGAAGGTATTTGCCCGCACCGACAAGCTCTTTGTGAAGCGCTACGAAGAGGAAACCAACCTGCGCGCCCACCTGCTCATCGACGTGAGCCCGAGCATGTACTACCCCGCCCCCGACCACGCCAAGCTGACCTTCAGTGTGGTAGCGGCGGCAGCGCTGGCCACACTGCTCACCCGGCAGCGCGACGCAGTGGGCCTCGTCACCTTCGCCGACCGGGTAGAGCTACAAACGCCGGTGCGCTCCACCACCACCCACCGCCACGCCGTGCTGCTGGCCTTGCAGCGCCTGCTCGAGCGGCCCGCCGCGCCAGTGGGGCCCCGGCGCGGCACCGACGTGGCCGGCGTCATCCACACCATCGCCCAGCAGATCCCCAAACGCTCGCTCGTCATCCTCTTCAGCGATATGCTGGGGCGCGACGCGGCCGGGCAGGCCGCCGCGCTGGCCGCTCTCCAGCACCTGCGCCACCAGCACCACGAGGTGCTGCTCTTCCACGTGCTCGACCGCAGCACGGAGGCCAACTTCGATTTCGCCGAGCGGCCCTACATCTTCGAGGACGTAGAAACGGGCCAGGAAATCAAGCTCCAGCCCTCCCAAATCCGGGCCCAGTACCAAGCGGCGATGGCCACTTTCGAGCAGGATTTGGCCCTGCGCTGCGGCCAGCTCAAGATTGATTTTGTGCCCGTGGACGTGCGCGAGCCGTTCGAAAAAGTGCTGTATGCCTACCTGGTGAAGCGCGGCAAGGGCCGCTAG
- a CDS encoding DUF3276 family protein, whose protein sequence is MDDRPDQEEIYSQRIKAGKRTYFFDVKATRGQDYYLTITESKRRQNSDDSVSYEKHKIFLYKEDFLKFVDALQDAVDYVREELLTPEEVAELDRPREYDERDRREGPSPVAERPAFDANRSDDSY, encoded by the coding sequence GTGGACGACCGCCCCGACCAGGAAGAGATTTATTCCCAACGCATTAAGGCTGGCAAGCGCACGTATTTCTTCGACGTGAAAGCTACCCGCGGCCAGGACTACTACCTGACCATCACCGAAAGCAAGCGCCGCCAAAACAGCGACGACTCGGTTTCCTACGAGAAACACAAGATTTTCTTGTATAAAGAAGATTTTTTGAAATTCGTGGACGCCCTGCAAGACGCCGTGGACTACGTGCGTGAGGAACTGCTGACCCCCGAGGAAGTGGCCGAGCTGGACCGCCCCCGCGAGTACGACGAGCGCGACCGCCGCGAGGGCCCCAGTCCCGTGGCTGAGCGCCCCGCCTTCGATGCCAACCGCAGCGACGACAGCTACTAG
- a CDS encoding TonB-dependent receptor, protein MKQRLLLLLLGFVLLAGGYRAAAQGVTTSAIKGLVLDAKGQPLPGATVVATHLPSGTIYGNATRDNGQFDLLNLRIGGPYEVKVSFVGYETFVQSNIQLVLGKTFETRVTLSEGSGQKLDEVVVKANRDGQINPDRTGAATNISSMAIRSLPTISRSQEDFTRLTPQASGQSFGGRNTLYNNFSLDGSIFNNSFGLDSPTPGGQTNSQPVSLDAIEQIQVSLAPYDVRQGGFTGAGVNAVTKSGTNSFRGTAYTYFRNENLIGRKVQGATIDNPSLKFNQTGFALGGPIVKNKLFFFTNAEFTRQTDPGQTFRPAASTAEAQAATSGQLNGVSRVLQSDLQAIRDRLMSTYGYDPGSFQGFTYRTYSNKFLAKIDWNINPSNTFSIRYNYLKSYRQQGPHPIAIAPSSRVPGVNTLQFENSGYTVDNNLNSVVAELNSTFGNGRFSNKAQAGYSAFRDFRELPSPTFFPMIDITQGGTTYTSVGTEQFSANNLLNQDILQLTDNLSYFAGKHILTLGANYEHFAFTNGFNLQRYGYQRLELTDFFRLTQRGQPGFLDLNAQAAAGAGAPVKQVDVTVAQLGVYVQDEFQASPALKLTLGVRADVPIYSTTVAPNAQISAATFNSPDGQPTKVDVSQLPKSTPLFSPRLGFNFTPQGAGAQTQLRGGTGIFTGRIPFVWISNQASNAQFDNFYTFQINSTGRDFKFPQVWRTNLAVDHELPGGLVATVEAIYTKDINAVVHRNYNFVTPTQTLSGAGGGDKRQIYPAAGPRLNSFNGPNGQFTFLDAGVIGLENTNKGYQYSITGQLRKEFANGFYATAAYTYAQAKDVTSNPGEIAGDAFQRLPVVGNPNQPALAYSDFGLQHRIIAAASRRFSYANNKLGTTVGFFFEAGQGNRFSYTYAGDLNRDGIDGNDLIFVPASRAQINLVGYTNAAGQVVSADQQYQQLDAYINQDPYLRQHRGDYTVRNGALSPWYTQLDAKLMQDFAVTTGSGKKNTLQLSLDILNLGNLLNANWGNRQLVGNNRLIEAAYPTAATDAPAYTFRGGTQTYFIDSSLASRWRAQVGVRYIFD, encoded by the coding sequence ATGAAACAACGGTTACTTCTTCTATTACTGGGCTTCGTGCTGCTGGCCGGCGGCTACCGGGCGGCGGCGCAGGGGGTTACCACCTCCGCCATCAAGGGCCTGGTGCTGGACGCCAAGGGCCAGCCGCTGCCGGGGGCCACGGTGGTGGCCACGCACCTGCCCTCGGGCACGATTTACGGCAACGCCACGCGCGACAACGGGCAGTTTGACCTGCTGAACCTGCGCATCGGGGGGCCCTACGAGGTGAAGGTGTCGTTCGTGGGCTACGAAACGTTCGTGCAAAGCAACATCCAGCTGGTGCTGGGCAAGACGTTTGAAACGCGCGTGACGCTAAGCGAAGGCAGCGGCCAGAAGCTCGACGAAGTGGTGGTGAAGGCCAACCGCGACGGCCAGATCAACCCCGACCGCACCGGGGCGGCCACCAACATCAGCTCGATGGCCATCCGCTCGCTGCCCACCATCAGCCGCTCGCAGGAAGACTTCACGCGCCTCACGCCCCAGGCCAGCGGCCAGAGCTTTGGCGGGCGCAACACGCTGTACAACAACTTCTCGCTCGACGGCTCCATCTTCAACAACTCGTTTGGGCTGGACTCGCCCACGCCCGGCGGGCAGACGAACTCGCAGCCGGTGAGTCTCGACGCCATCGAGCAAATCCAGGTGAGCCTGGCGCCCTACGACGTGCGCCAGGGCGGCTTTACCGGGGCCGGCGTAAACGCCGTGACCAAGAGCGGCACCAACAGCTTCCGCGGCACGGCCTACACCTACTTCCGCAACGAGAACCTGATCGGCCGCAAGGTGCAGGGCGCCACCATCGACAACCCCAGCCTGAAGTTCAACCAGACCGGCTTTGCCCTCGGGGGCCCCATTGTGAAGAACAAGCTGTTCTTTTTCACCAACGCCGAGTTCACGCGCCAAACCGACCCGGGCCAGACGTTCCGGCCCGCGGCCAGCACCGCCGAGGCCCAGGCGGCCACCAGCGGCCAGCTCAACGGCGTGAGCCGGGTGCTGCAGTCGGATTTGCAAGCCATCCGCGACCGGCTAATGTCGACCTACGGCTACGACCCGGGCTCGTTCCAGGGCTTCACCTACCGCACGTACTCGAACAAGTTTTTAGCTAAGATTGACTGGAACATCAACCCGTCGAACACCTTCTCCATCCGCTACAACTACCTCAAAAGCTACCGCCAGCAGGGGCCCCACCCGATTGCCATCGCGCCGTCGTCGCGCGTGCCGGGTGTGAATACCTTGCAGTTTGAGAACTCGGGCTACACCGTCGACAACAACCTGAACTCGGTAGTGGCCGAGCTGAACAGCACGTTTGGCAACGGGCGCTTCAGCAACAAGGCGCAGGCCGGCTACTCGGCGTTCCGCGACTTCCGCGAGCTGCCCAGCCCCACGTTCTTCCCAATGATCGACATCACGCAGGGCGGCACCACCTACACCAGCGTGGGCACGGAGCAGTTTTCGGCCAACAACCTGCTGAACCAGGACATCCTCCAGCTGACCGACAACCTGAGCTACTTCGCCGGCAAGCACATTCTCACGCTGGGGGCCAACTACGAGCACTTCGCCTTCACCAACGGCTTCAACCTCCAGCGCTACGGCTACCAGCGCCTGGAGCTGACCGACTTTTTTCGCCTCACGCAGCGCGGCCAGCCCGGTTTCCTCGACCTGAACGCCCAGGCTGCCGCCGGCGCCGGGGCCCCCGTGAAGCAGGTGGACGTGACCGTGGCCCAGCTCGGCGTGTACGTGCAGGACGAGTTCCAGGCCAGCCCGGCCTTGAAGCTGACGCTGGGCGTGCGCGCCGACGTGCCCATCTACAGCACTACGGTGGCCCCGAACGCGCAGATTTCGGCCGCTACCTTCAATAGCCCCGACGGCCAGCCGACGAAGGTGGACGTGTCGCAGCTGCCGAAGTCGACGCCGCTGTTTTCGCCCCGCCTGGGCTTCAACTTCACGCCGCAGGGCGCCGGGGCCCAAACCCAGCTGCGCGGCGGCACGGGCATTTTCACCGGTCGCATCCCGTTCGTGTGGATTTCCAACCAAGCCTCGAATGCGCAGTTCGACAACTTCTACACGTTTCAAATCAACAGCACGGGCCGCGACTTCAAGTTCCCGCAAGTGTGGCGCACCAACTTGGCCGTAGACCACGAGCTGCCCGGCGGCCTGGTGGCCACGGTGGAGGCCATTTACACGAAGGACATCAACGCGGTGGTGCACCGCAACTACAACTTCGTGACGCCCACGCAGACGCTGAGCGGCGCCGGCGGCGGCGATAAGCGCCAGATTTACCCCGCCGCGGGGCCCCGTCTCAACTCCTTTAACGGCCCCAACGGCCAGTTCACGTTCCTCGACGCGGGCGTGATTGGGCTCGAAAATACCAATAAAGGCTACCAGTACTCCATCACGGGGCAGCTGCGCAAGGAGTTCGCCAACGGTTTCTACGCCACGGCGGCCTACACCTACGCCCAGGCCAAGGACGTGACCTCGAACCCCGGCGAAATTGCCGGCGACGCTTTCCAGCGCCTGCCGGTGGTGGGCAACCCCAACCAGCCTGCGCTGGCCTACAGCGACTTCGGCCTGCAGCACCGCATCATCGCCGCCGCCAGCCGCCGCTTTAGCTACGCCAACAACAAGCTGGGCACCACGGTGGGCTTCTTCTTCGAGGCCGGCCAGGGCAACCGCTTCAGCTACACCTACGCCGGCGACCTGAACCGCGACGGCATCGACGGCAACGACCTGATTTTTGTGCCCGCCAGCCGCGCCCAAATCAACCTGGTGGGCTACACCAACGCCGCCGGCCAGGTGGTGTCGGCCGACCAGCAGTACCAGCAGCTCGACGCCTACATCAACCAGGACCCCTACCTGCGCCAGCACCGCGGCGACTACACCGTGCGCAACGGGGCCCTCAGTCCGTGGTATACCCAACTGGACGCCAAGCTGATGCAGGACTTCGCCGTGACGACCGGCAGCGGCAAGAAAAACACCTTGCAGCTCAGCCTCGACATCCTCAACCTAGGTAACCTGCTGAACGCCAACTGGGGCAACCGCCAGCTCGTGGGCAACAACCGCCTCATCGAGGCCGCTTACCCCACCGCCGCCACCGACGCGCCGGCCTATACCTTCCGCGGCGGTACCCAAACCTACTTCATCGATTCGAGCCTGGCCAGCCGCTGGCGCGCCCAAGTGGGCGTGCGCTACATCTTCGACTAG
- the hslV gene encoding ATP-dependent protease subunit HslV, producing the protein MLPKIRSTTVLGVRHNGQIALGADGQATMDKHVAKNNVRKVRQLNDGKVVTGFAGSTADAFMLLDRFEEKLAAYGNNLKRAAIELAKDWRKDQYLRKLEAMMVVCDKDELLIISGTGDVLEPDMDVAAIGSGAMYAQAAALALKKHAPHLTARQMVEDALHIAADICIYTNHNLIIAEPA; encoded by the coding sequence ATGCTCCCAAAAATTCGCTCCACGACCGTGCTCGGCGTGCGCCACAACGGCCAGATTGCCCTCGGGGCCGACGGCCAAGCCACTATGGACAAGCACGTGGCCAAAAACAACGTGCGCAAAGTGCGCCAGCTCAACGACGGCAAGGTGGTCACCGGATTTGCCGGCTCCACGGCCGATGCCTTCATGCTGCTCGACCGCTTCGAGGAGAAGCTGGCCGCCTACGGCAACAACCTCAAGCGCGCCGCCATCGAGCTGGCCAAAGACTGGCGCAAAGACCAGTACCTCCGTAAGTTAGAGGCCATGATGGTGGTCTGCGACAAGGACGAGCTGCTCATTATCAGCGGCACCGGCGACGTGCTGGAGCCCGACATGGACGTGGCCGCCATCGGCAGCGGCGCCATGTACGCGCAGGCCGCCGCCCTGGCCCTGAAGAAGCACGCCCCGCACCTGACAGCCCGCCAGATGGTGGAAGACGCCCTGCACATCGCGGCCGACATCTGCATCTACACCAACCACAATTTGATAATTGCGGAGCCGGCGTAA
- a CDS encoding glycosyltransferase family 32 protein — MKAPVLAELPVGKWNLPQLAEGVAIPRVIHQTFMSKKLPPELQENVDSIKRLNPGWTHIIYDDDDITKFVGENYGPHILHCFERINPRYGVARADLFRYLLMYKCGGVYLDIKSTCICPFEQMLRPDDRYILSHWRNKPGEQHEGFGTSEEVTDIAGGEYQQWHIVAAPGHPFLKAVIETVLQNIDQYRPWLHGTGAIGVLRLTGPLAYTTAIQPLLPVVPHRKVANETVVGLKYSVYQHTSHRAAYKTNYSSLTESVVLLRSREKLPAHLYSFAKKSKRLLTKLNGLFSAEK, encoded by the coding sequence ATGAAAGCTCCTGTTCTAGCCGAATTGCCTGTTGGCAAATGGAATTTGCCGCAACTGGCTGAAGGTGTGGCCATCCCCCGCGTTATTCACCAAACGTTTATGTCTAAGAAGCTGCCGCCTGAGCTTCAGGAAAACGTTGATAGCATCAAGAGGCTAAACCCTGGCTGGACGCACATTATTTACGACGACGACGACATAACAAAGTTTGTCGGCGAGAACTACGGGCCCCATATCCTTCATTGTTTTGAACGAATAAACCCGCGGTACGGCGTGGCCCGGGCAGATTTGTTCCGCTACTTGCTGATGTACAAATGCGGCGGCGTCTACCTGGATATTAAGAGCACGTGCATTTGCCCATTCGAGCAAATGCTGCGGCCAGACGACCGGTACATTTTATCCCATTGGAGAAACAAGCCCGGTGAGCAGCACGAGGGATTCGGCACTTCGGAAGAGGTAACAGACATTGCCGGCGGCGAGTACCAGCAGTGGCACATCGTTGCGGCCCCCGGCCACCCTTTCCTGAAAGCAGTAATCGAAACCGTCCTCCAAAACATTGACCAGTACCGCCCGTGGTTGCACGGCACGGGGGCCATTGGGGTGCTGAGGCTAACCGGCCCGCTCGCCTACACCACCGCCATTCAGCCATTGCTCCCGGTGGTACCGCACCGGAAAGTCGCCAATGAGACGGTGGTGGGCCTCAAATATTCGGTTTATCAGCATACCTCGCACCGGGCGGCCTACAAAACAAATTATTCCTCATTGACAGAATCCGTTGTGCTTTTGAGAAGCAGGGAAAAACTGCCGGCCCACTTGTACAGTTTTGCCAAGAAAAGCAAGCGCCTACTCACCAAACTGAACGGTCTCTTTAGTGCGGAGAAGTAG